In one window of Deinobacterium chartae DNA:
- the ribF gene encoding riboflavin biosynthesis protein RibF, with protein MKTYQSPSQRPDTDTVVAIGSFDGVHLGHQALLTHLKERAQHYAVPSVVYTFDPPTRVLLRGVDYLSTLPEKLAVLERYGVDEVIAVPFNREFAARPKEAFLEDLRILRPKAIVVGEDFGFGKGRSGTARDLEAVTQDLVLVPMQRLHGEDIKSTRVRALLAEGQVEKTAELLGRAYDAIGVVVHGDALGRTIGFPTANIKVPEGKMLPIGVFAVHFAVNDRIYAGMANVGRRPTVNGVTLRFEVHVLDFEGDLYGKEVQVKFRHFLRGEQKFSGLEELRSQLAADRERTRELLG; from the coding sequence GTGAAAACCTATCAGAGCCCCTCGCAGCGTCCCGACACCGACACGGTGGTCGCCATCGGCTCTTTCGATGGCGTCCACCTGGGCCACCAGGCCCTGCTCACCCACCTCAAGGAACGTGCGCAGCACTACGCCGTACCTTCGGTGGTCTACACCTTCGACCCGCCCACCCGCGTGCTGCTGCGCGGCGTGGACTACCTCTCCACCCTGCCCGAGAAACTGGCAGTTCTCGAGCGCTACGGCGTGGACGAGGTGATCGCCGTGCCCTTTAACCGCGAGTTCGCCGCGCGGCCCAAAGAGGCGTTCCTCGAGGACCTGCGGATCTTGCGTCCCAAGGCCATCGTGGTCGGCGAGGACTTCGGCTTCGGCAAGGGCCGCAGCGGAACCGCACGCGACCTCGAGGCGGTCACGCAGGACCTGGTGCTCGTTCCCATGCAGCGACTGCACGGCGAGGACATCAAGTCCACCCGGGTACGCGCCCTGCTGGCCGAAGGGCAGGTCGAGAAAACCGCAGAACTGCTGGGTCGGGCCTACGACGCGATCGGGGTGGTTGTACACGGCGACGCGCTGGGCCGCACCATCGGCTTTCCTACCGCCAACATCAAGGTTCCCGAGGGCAAGATGCTGCCCATCGGCGTGTTCGCGGTGCACTTCGCGGTGAACGACCGCATCTACGCGGGCATGGCCAACGTCGGACGGCGTCCTACGGTTAACGGCGTGACGCTGCGCTTCGAGGTTCACGTGCTGGACTTCGAAGGTGACCTGTACGGCAAGGAGGTACAGGTCAAGTTCCGCCATTTCCTGCGCGGTGAGCAGAAGTTCTCGGGCCTCGAGGAACTCAGGAGCCAACTCGCCGCCGATCGGGAAAGAACCCGCGAACTGCTCGGGTAA
- a CDS encoding Ig-like domain-containing protein, with translation MRKYLLTAALGLSALLAGCDPEGNNQPKDTTSPHVVSVSPTPGSKGVRADTPIRFTFSEPMDRAATEAAYASQRSGITPQEVTFEWSNNDQTLTITPKKALEYAVGDDLNTPRSEYDFALTQGARDQSGNTLPESFVSNFRTALKYIKRQVSQAKLDGSVRFSDQDTVILQGNSVAVGDIANDIAQMGFYTFGVNELPENAEVLAATFRVYQGASFGQPFEGGAKVHLEHVTYGEELDASDRDLLPKADLGVISSSSTQGLRSKDVTDAYREAAQNGENFGLVQFRLVRNPLVIADGGIDAVIFSTGEDPQNPAVLEVTALID, from the coding sequence ATGCGCAAGTACCTGCTGACTGCCGCCCTTGGTCTGAGTGCCCTGCTCGCCGGATGTGATCCGGAAGGAAACAACCAGCCCAAAGACACCACGTCCCCGCACGTAGTTTCGGTTTCTCCGACTCCGGGCAGCAAGGGGGTACGTGCGGACACCCCCATCCGCTTCACCTTCAGCGAACCGATGGATCGGGCAGCGACCGAAGCTGCCTACGCCTCGCAGCGCTCCGGCATCACCCCGCAAGAGGTCACTTTTGAGTGGAGCAACAACGACCAGACCCTGACCATCACTCCCAAAAAAGCCCTCGAGTACGCGGTGGGTGATGACCTCAACACTCCCCGCTCGGAGTACGACTTTGCGCTCACCCAGGGTGCCCGTGACCAGAGCGGTAACACCCTCCCGGAGAGCTTTGTAAGCAATTTCCGAACCGCCCTCAAATACATCAAGCGTCAGGTATCACAAGCCAAGCTCGACGGCTCGGTGCGCTTCAGCGATCAGGACACGGTCATTTTGCAAGGAAACAGCGTGGCTGTGGGCGATATTGCCAACGACATCGCACAAATGGGCTTTTACACCTTCGGTGTCAACGAACTGCCCGAAAACGCCGAAGTTTTGGCTGCGACCTTCCGAGTATACCAGGGTGCCAGCTTTGGCCAACCCTTCGAAGGCGGTGCTAAAGTCCACCTCGAGCACGTCACGTACGGCGAAGAACTCGATGCCAGCGACCGTGACCTGCTGCCCAAAGCAGACCTGGGCGTAATTTCCTCGAGCAGCACTCAGGGCCTCCGCAGCAAGGACGTCACCGACGCTTACCGAGAAGCGGCCCAGAACGGCGAGAACTTCGGGCTGGTGCAGTTTCGGCTGGTGCGTAATCCTCTGGTCATCGCCGACGGAGGCATCGATGCCGTCATCTTTAGCACCGGCGAGGACCCGCAGAACCCCGCCGTCCTCGAGGTCACGGCGCTG
- the ftsZ gene encoding cell division protein FtsZ yields MQAARIRVIGLGGAGNNAVNRMIESGLEGVDFIAGNTDAQVLAKSHAEVRIQLGDRLTRGLGAGADPEVGEKAALEDRERIKEYLEDTDMLFITAGMGGGTGTGSAPVVAEIARELGILTIGIVTRPFKFEGPKRARVAEEGITKLSDRVDGMIVVNNERLLSAVDKKVSFRDAFLIADRVLYYGVKGISDVINVDGMINVDFADVRNLLSNSGSVLMGIGAGRGDKLAEEAAQSAIHSPLLERGIEGARRILVNVTGGQELSLSDAHEIVEKIRESTGQSDPDMLFGVAFDESAGDEVRVTVIATGFGESGVTPAAKALDSVLRPSRGKIDQYDYDIPAFLRYTEKD; encoded by the coding sequence ATGCAAGCAGCGAGAATTCGGGTGATCGGCCTGGGCGGGGCGGGCAACAACGCCGTCAACCGCATGATCGAATCGGGCCTCGAGGGCGTGGACTTCATCGCAGGCAACACCGACGCGCAGGTGCTCGCCAAAAGCCACGCCGAAGTGCGCATTCAGCTCGGCGACCGCCTGACCCGCGGCCTGGGCGCGGGCGCCGACCCCGAAGTCGGCGAAAAAGCGGCCCTCGAGGACCGCGAGCGCATCAAGGAATACCTCGAGGACACCGACATGCTGTTCATCACCGCCGGCATGGGCGGTGGCACCGGTACCGGCAGTGCCCCGGTGGTGGCCGAGATCGCCCGCGAACTGGGAATCCTCACCATCGGGATCGTGACCCGGCCCTTCAAGTTCGAAGGGCCCAAACGCGCCCGCGTGGCCGAGGAGGGCATCACCAAGCTCTCGGACCGCGTAGACGGCATGATCGTGGTCAACAACGAGCGCCTGCTCTCGGCGGTGGACAAGAAGGTTTCGTTCCGGGACGCCTTTTTGATCGCCGACCGCGTGTTGTACTACGGTGTGAAGGGCATCTCGGACGTCATCAACGTGGACGGCATGATCAACGTGGACTTCGCCGACGTGCGCAACCTGCTGTCGAACTCGGGCAGCGTGCTGATGGGCATCGGCGCGGGTCGCGGTGACAAGCTCGCCGAAGAAGCGGCGCAGAGTGCCATCCACTCTCCCCTGCTCGAGCGCGGCATCGAGGGCGCGCGCCGCATCCTGGTCAACGTGACCGGCGGCCAAGAGCTCTCGCTCTCCGACGCGCACGAGATCGTGGAGAAAATCCGCGAGTCCACCGGTCAAAGCGATCCGGACATGCTGTTCGGCGTGGCCTTCGACGAGAGTGCGGGCGACGAGGTGCGCGTCACCGTGATCGCCACCGGCTTTGGTGAAAGCGGCGTCACACCCGCAGCCAAGGCCCTCGACTCGGTGCTGCGTCCGAGTCGCGGCAAGATCGACCAGTACGACTACGACATCCCAGCCTTCTTGAGATACACCGAAAAGGACTAA
- a CDS encoding NUDIX domain-containing protein: MTETLYEGKILRLQRLDARWEVIDHADAVAILALRDSQMLVVRQYRPAIGKHTLEAPAGLIDPGETPLEAALRELSEEANLGGHLELLTRFYPSPGFSNEEVYLFEATDLFEKPGTPDEDEELEVLWMRPQHVLEALRSGEVAGSASTITAALFALQRLQDPA; the protein is encoded by the coding sequence ATGACCGAAACCCTCTACGAAGGCAAAATCCTCCGGCTCCAGCGGCTCGACGCGCGCTGGGAAGTCATCGACCACGCCGACGCCGTGGCGATCTTGGCGCTGCGCGACTCCCAGATGCTGGTCGTGCGCCAGTACCGCCCGGCTATTGGCAAACACACCCTCGAGGCACCTGCCGGGCTGATCGACCCGGGCGAAACGCCGCTCGAGGCTGCCTTGCGCGAACTGTCCGAAGAGGCCAACCTCGGCGGGCACCTCGAGCTGCTCACCCGCTTCTACCCCTCCCCGGGCTTCTCGAACGAGGAGGTCTACCTGTTCGAGGCCACCGACTTGTTCGAGAAACCCGGAACTCCCGACGAAGACGAGGAACTCGAGGTACTGTGGATGCGCCCGCAACACGTCCTGGAGGCCCTGCGCTCCGGCGAGGTCGCCGGGTCCGCCTCCACCATCACCGCCGCGCTCTTCGCCTTACAGCGCCTGCAGGACCCCGCGTGA
- the ftsA gene encoding cell division protein FtsA, translating to MKDNRIIVGLDIGTTKISTVIGELGPDGVLDVIGEGTVPSEGMKKGAVVNLERTTAAIRQSVAAAERVAGVKVHEAYVGVAGAHIRALTSHGLAAIRRNQEITRADVERAIENAKAVPMDPNIEVIHSLPQEYVIDGQEGIKNPVGMQGVRLEVDVHIVTGASGPLANLRRCISEAGLGTKQLVLQAYASGLAVLDASETESTVVLIDIGGGTTDVGVFRRGNLAHSAVIPIGGDHITADLAQILKIPLEEAERIKRKYGSALPDLADPDLSLEITQGGSVTSISAFELSRIIKPRVAEIYSLVRDQIDAALGPIELVASSVILTGGASLMRGTAELARDRFRLPVRLGRPRGIEGLTDVVSSPAHATAVGLARYGAVYDHEGGPLATRSPEPRTVPVPNVPFSTPEATPTPVVRDGRTEPRGDTRPTAPVTPPAAEPPQKAAASNGTGKGFMDRVREFFKDWF from the coding sequence ATGAAGGACAACCGAATCATCGTAGGTCTGGACATCGGGACCACCAAGATCAGTACGGTCATCGGTGAACTCGGACCGGACGGTGTGCTGGACGTCATTGGTGAGGGCACCGTCCCCAGCGAGGGGATGAAAAAAGGAGCCGTCGTCAACCTCGAGCGCACCACCGCCGCCATCCGGCAGAGCGTTGCCGCCGCCGAACGCGTGGCGGGCGTCAAGGTGCACGAGGCATACGTCGGGGTCGCGGGTGCTCACATCCGCGCACTCACCAGTCACGGCCTGGCTGCCATCCGAAGAAATCAGGAAATCACTCGCGCGGACGTTGAACGCGCGATCGAAAATGCAAAAGCGGTCCCCATGGACCCCAACATCGAAGTGATTCACAGCCTGCCGCAGGAGTACGTCATCGACGGGCAGGAGGGCATCAAGAACCCGGTGGGCATGCAGGGCGTACGCCTCGAGGTGGACGTCCACATCGTCACCGGTGCCAGCGGTCCGCTGGCCAACCTGCGGCGCTGCATCAGCGAGGCCGGGCTCGGCACCAAACAACTGGTGCTGCAGGCCTACGCCTCGGGGCTGGCCGTGCTCGACGCCTCCGAAACCGAGTCCACCGTGGTCCTGATCGACATCGGCGGCGGCACCACCGACGTCGGGGTGTTCCGGCGCGGCAACCTGGCGCACTCGGCGGTCATCCCGATCGGCGGCGACCACATCACCGCCGACCTCGCGCAGATCCTCAAGATCCCGCTCGAGGAGGCCGAGCGCATCAAGCGCAAGTACGGCTCGGCGCTGCCCGACCTTGCCGACCCGGACCTGTCGCTGGAAATCACCCAGGGCGGCAGCGTGACCTCCATCTCGGCCTTCGAGCTGTCGCGCATCATCAAACCGCGCGTCGCCGAGATCTACAGCCTCGTTCGTGACCAGATCGACGCGGCCCTGGGCCCGATCGAACTGGTGGCTTCCTCGGTGATTCTGACCGGCGGAGCTTCTCTGATGCGCGGCACGGCCGAGCTGGCCCGCGACCGCTTCCGGCTGCCGGTACGGCTGGGTCGCCCGCGCGGCATCGAGGGACTCACCGACGTGGTCTCCAGCCCGGCGCACGCCACGGCGGTAGGCCTGGCCCGCTACGGGGCGGTGTACGACCACGAGGGCGGACCGCTCGCCACCCGCAGCCCCGAGCCGCGTACGGTACCTGTCCCCAACGTCCCCTTCTCCACGCCCGAAGCGACGCCCACCCCCGTGGTCCGCGACGGGCGCACCGAACCGCGCGGCGACACGCGTCCCACCGCGCCCGTCACCCCCCCTGCCGCCGAGCCGCCGCAAAAAGCAGCGGCCTCCAATGGTACCGGCAAGGGCTTCATGGACCGGGTGCGGGAATTCTTCAAGGACTGGTTTTAA